One genomic region from Ursus arctos isolate Adak ecotype North America unplaced genomic scaffold, UrsArc2.0 scaffold_17, whole genome shotgun sequence encodes:
- the GALR1 gene encoding galanin receptor type 1: MELAAGNLSEGNGSGPEPPASEPRPLFGIGVENFITLALFGLIFAFGVLGNSLVITVLARSKPGKPRSTTNLFILNLSIADLAYLLFCIPFQATVYALPTWVLGAFICRFTHYFFTVSMLVSIFTLAAMSVDRYVAIVHSRRSSSLRVSRNALLGVGFIWALSIAMASPVAYHHRLFHWEVRNQTFCWEQWPNQGHKKAYVVCTFVFGYLLPLLLICFCYAKVLNHLHKKLKNVSKKSEASKRKTAQTVLVVVVVFGISWLPHHVINLWAEFGVFPLTPASFLFRIAAHCLAYSNSSVNPIIYAFLSENFRKAYKQVFKCRVRNATPLHDAKENRSRADTPPSTNCTHV; the protein is encoded by the exons ATGGAGCTGGCAGCGGGGAACCTCAGCGAGGGGAACGGGAGCGGGCCCGAACCCCCCGCGTCGGAGCCCAGGCCGCTCTTCGGCATTGGCGTCGAGAACTTCATCACTCTGGCGCTGTTCGGCCTGATCTTCGCGTTCGGCGTGCTGGGCAACAGCCTGGTGATCACGGTGCTGGCGCGCAGCAAGCCCGGCAAGCCGCGCAGCACCACCAACCTGTTCATCCTCAACCTGAGCATCGCCGACCTGGCCTACCTGCTCTTCTGCATCCCCTTCCAGGCCACGGTGTACGCGCTGCCCACCTGGGTGCTGGGCGCCTTCATCTGCAGGTTCACCCACTACTTCTTCACTGTCTCCATGCTGGTCAGCATCTTCACCCTGGCCGCGATGTCGGTGGACCGCTACGTGGCCATCGTGCACTCGCGGCGCTCCTCCTCCCTGCGGGTGTCCCGCAACGCGCTGCTGGGCGTGGGCTTCATCTGGGCGCTGTCCATCGCCATGGCCTCGCCCGTGGCCTACCACCACCGCCTCTTCCACTGGGAAGTCAGAAACCAGACCTTCTGCTGGGAGCAGTGGCCCAACCAGGGCCACAAGAAGGCATATGTGGTGTGCACCTTCGTCTTCGGCTACCTGCTGCCTCTTCTGCTCATTTGCTTCTGCTATGCCAAG GTCCTGAACCATTTGCATAAAAAGTTGAAGAACGTGTCAAAGAAGTCGGAAGCGTCGAAGAGAAAG aCCGCGCAGACGGTTCTGGTGGTGGTCGTGGTTTTTGGGATATCCTGGCTGCCGCACCACGTCATCAATCTCTGGGCTGAGTTTGGGGTTTTCCCGCTGACCCCCGCCTCCTTCCTCTTCCGAATCGCAGCCCACTGCCTGGCGTACAGCAATTCCTCGGTGAATCCCATCATATACGCTTTCCTCTCGGAGAACTTTAGGAAGGCCTACAAGCAGGTGTTCAAGTGCCGCGTTCGCAACGCAACCCCGCTTCACGACGCGAAAGAAAACAGAAGTCGAGCCGACACCCCGCCGTCCACCAACTGCACTCACGTGTGA